TTGAGTGGCACAGTTACATCGGTATAGGTGGCACAACATGAGTCAGCCTATCCACTTTTACTATAAAGACAACATGTTCTGTTATTTATACAAGCAAAAGAAAGGAAATCTACCCTATATTGGATTTGCAAAAGGAAATCTTATGGAAAATGAAATGCTTGAAAAAGGGAATAGAAAAAAGATGAAAGTTTTACCTATCGATCCTA
This genomic interval from Lentimicrobium sp. L6 contains the following:
- a CDS encoding DUF1801 domain-containing protein; amino-acid sequence: MSQPIHFYYKDNMFCYLYKQKKGNLPYIGFAKGNLMENEMLEKGNRKKMKVLPIDPRLDIPKELILEILAEAKKLY